A stretch of Longimicrobium sp. DNA encodes these proteins:
- a CDS encoding thioredoxin domain-containing protein — protein sequence MKSEALLNVVLVVLAVCALTVTGLVVRRELISAPDDQGAPEPTRVADWQAFAAAGHRLGAQRARVTIVEFSDYQCPFCKQLYGRLEEFRKSRPNVVVIHRQYPLDGHPQARPAAMASECAAEQGRFEQIQSTLYARQDSLGSVPWESIAAAAGVPDLTRFDRCMQSGKYSAAIQGDVDAGHQLGIRATPTLLINDMKVEGALTDEALAHYVDAAARK from the coding sequence ATGAAGTCAGAAGCCCTTCTGAACGTGGTGCTGGTCGTCCTCGCCGTTTGCGCTCTGACGGTTACCGGCCTCGTGGTCCGGCGAGAGCTCATTTCGGCCCCGGACGACCAAGGCGCTCCCGAGCCGACGAGGGTCGCGGACTGGCAGGCGTTTGCCGCGGCCGGACATCGTCTCGGCGCTCAGCGTGCGCGTGTCACCATCGTCGAATTCTCCGACTACCAGTGCCCCTTCTGCAAGCAGCTCTACGGTCGGCTGGAGGAGTTCCGGAAGTCCCGGCCTAACGTGGTCGTGATTCACCGCCAGTACCCGCTCGATGGGCATCCGCAGGCCCGTCCAGCCGCCATGGCTTCGGAATGCGCGGCCGAACAAGGTCGGTTCGAGCAGATCCAGAGCACCCTATACGCGCGACAGGATTCGCTCGGGTCCGTCCCGTGGGAGAGCATCGCCGCCGCGGCGGGCGTACCCGACCTGACCCGTTTCGATCGGTGCATGCAGAGCGGAAAATACTCGGCCGCGATCCAAGGCGACGTGGACGCGGGTCATCAGCTGGGAATCCGGGCCACACCCACCCTGCTGATCAACGACATGAAAGTCGAAGGCGCGCTAACGGACGAGGCCCTTGCACACTACGTCGACGCGGCGGCACGCAAGTGA
- a CDS encoding carboxypeptidase-like regulatory domain-containing protein, whose amino-acid sequence MLLLILLGAAAPARGWAQVRTDRIEGIVIGTGAQPIAGATVLVVRAPDRQSFTGTTDASGGFSITIPQGTGDYLLHVSAPEWNSYRQRVSATGDGPLPRLEIQLTPVVVNLAPVVASTQRLKPQRSQGIISETGAAEHPAAGVVGAVNSAHAGNLASVAATVPGVTPTADGFAVLGLAGQNQTRLNGLDFSGAEIPRDVRTRTRVATTTYDPARGGFGGAEVSVDLAPGGGYTFRRAHVGGDIPGLGGNSVFAAPRTGGGLRLSTGTEGELPGRFNYNAGIQITRESSGAYSIAELRRQLVGSGQASQASVNELGSTLSALGVPSLSGAGAALSPVRATFLGRIDHDPRSDRTWGVVAYLDHSTANAPGLSVAAPGQGGRREAWNGTLQGTYSFYFGREYLNETQSAISFRRSAVTPVFAIPRGIVALANDSVQDGAGAFAFGGNSLQEGRNRSWTWETTNTTQWYTAGSRHKPKLYTQLRVDEDSRSAGGDLLGTFTYPSLAALAEDRPSSFTRVLSDATASGGEVSGVVSVGDLWRVNPSLQLLYGARLEESWFTARPAFNPQISSLFGARTDRAPGGVHVSPRIGFTWAYTPGSPPAPDQRSVLGTRVRAPVGVLRGGFGEFRLLLPADLLAGTRVFTGLPGGAERVRCVGPAVPTPDWAAFLAGAPLPSTCGDGSRYVDTAPSVELFSSNYSAARSWRGNLAWTSRLLRRVDFTVEGVYSLNLDQSGTRDLNFRGEPRFTLPAESGRPFFSDPADVDPATGASSAASSRISTLFGPVSEHRSDLRSTSRQVTLTLTPDLNFSDYFFSVSYTLADSRAQARGFDAPTAGNPSEREWAPGDWDVRHQVIVQAGVDVPDWFSFTLFGRISSGLPYTPVVAGDVNGDGYANDRAFVFDAGRHASLATLLQGAPAGAAACLRKQIGRIAERNSCRGPWSAMLNARLQVAPPLPHTARRATVALEIANPLGALDQLVHGGDDLHGWGTQRSADPVLYTVRGFDPSTREFDYAVNRGFGRSKANLGDPFRISFDVSIDLSRPLPEQQMERSLKSAHGRLPADSLLRRYARSVPDIYDQILIESDSLLLTPAQSAALKEAQKAYRSKLDVVWRSLVDYLAALPEHYNGAGALQRQEAALDSAWEISRLEGATIKSVLSPLQLQMVPGQVGFLINSPGPVHIRTYIQ is encoded by the coding sequence ATGCTCCTCCTGATCCTCTTGGGGGCGGCCGCACCTGCTCGTGGCTGGGCCCAGGTCCGAACGGACCGGATCGAAGGCATCGTGATCGGCACCGGAGCGCAGCCGATCGCCGGCGCGACGGTTCTAGTCGTCCGCGCTCCGGACCGGCAGTCGTTCACCGGGACGACGGACGCGAGCGGAGGTTTCTCAATTACGATTCCGCAGGGCACGGGCGACTATCTCCTGCATGTCTCGGCTCCGGAATGGAACAGCTACCGGCAGCGCGTTTCGGCGACGGGTGACGGTCCACTGCCCAGGCTGGAGATCCAGCTCACGCCGGTCGTGGTGAACCTGGCACCGGTGGTCGCTTCGACCCAGCGCCTGAAGCCGCAGCGGAGCCAAGGGATCATCTCCGAGACGGGTGCGGCCGAGCATCCCGCTGCCGGCGTGGTTGGGGCCGTGAACTCGGCGCACGCTGGTAACCTGGCGAGCGTAGCCGCCACCGTCCCCGGGGTAACGCCGACTGCAGACGGGTTCGCCGTACTCGGGCTCGCCGGACAGAACCAGACACGGCTGAACGGATTGGACTTCTCCGGGGCCGAGATTCCGCGAGACGTACGCACGCGTACACGGGTCGCAACCACCACGTACGATCCCGCACGGGGCGGCTTCGGCGGGGCAGAGGTCTCGGTCGACCTCGCTCCCGGTGGCGGGTACACGTTCCGGCGCGCCCACGTGGGCGGCGACATTCCCGGCCTCGGCGGGAACTCCGTCTTCGCCGCCCCCCGGACCGGTGGTGGGCTGCGGCTGAGCACGGGAACGGAAGGCGAGCTTCCCGGCCGGTTCAACTACAATGCGGGCATTCAGATAACACGCGAGTCGAGCGGCGCGTACTCCATCGCGGAACTTCGGAGGCAGCTCGTCGGATCTGGCCAGGCGTCGCAGGCATCGGTCAACGAGCTGGGAAGCACGCTCTCCGCACTCGGGGTACCGTCGCTCTCCGGCGCGGGCGCGGCGCTCTCGCCGGTCCGCGCTACCTTCCTCGGGCGGATCGACCACGATCCCCGGAGCGACCGCACCTGGGGAGTGGTCGCGTACCTTGACCACTCTACTGCGAATGCTCCCGGCCTGAGCGTGGCAGCGCCTGGCCAGGGCGGCCGCCGCGAAGCATGGAACGGAACTCTCCAGGGCACGTACTCGTTCTATTTTGGGCGCGAGTACCTCAACGAAACCCAGAGCGCCATCTCGTTCCGGCGCTCCGCCGTGACTCCGGTCTTCGCAATTCCGCGCGGCATCGTGGCGCTCGCAAACGACTCCGTGCAGGACGGGGCGGGCGCATTCGCGTTTGGCGGCAACTCGCTCCAGGAAGGCCGAAACCGCTCGTGGACCTGGGAGACGACGAACACGACCCAATGGTACACGGCTGGCAGCCGCCACAAGCCCAAGCTCTACACGCAGCTCCGGGTGGATGAGGATTCGCGCTCCGCGGGCGGTGACCTCCTGGGCACGTTCACCTATCCCTCGCTCGCGGCGCTCGCCGAGGACCGGCCGTCTTCGTTCACACGCGTGCTGAGTGACGCGACCGCGTCCGGCGGGGAGGTGAGCGGCGTGGTTTCCGTAGGGGACCTCTGGAGAGTGAATCCCTCCCTTCAACTGCTCTACGGGGCGCGTCTGGAGGAGAGCTGGTTCACCGCGCGACCCGCATTCAACCCGCAGATCTCCTCACTCTTCGGCGCAAGGACCGATCGCGCGCCCGGCGGTGTGCACGTGAGCCCCCGGATCGGGTTCACGTGGGCGTACACGCCCGGTTCTCCGCCTGCACCCGACCAGCGCAGCGTCCTCGGAACACGGGTCCGCGCGCCGGTGGGCGTGCTCCGCGGCGGATTCGGCGAATTCCGCCTTCTCCTGCCCGCCGACCTCCTGGCCGGTACGCGAGTGTTCACTGGCCTGCCGGGGGGCGCGGAGCGCGTGCGGTGCGTCGGACCCGCGGTGCCGACGCCCGACTGGGCCGCGTTCCTGGCGGGGGCGCCCCTTCCGTCAACGTGTGGAGACGGAAGCCGCTACGTCGATACCGCGCCCAGCGTAGAACTTTTCTCCTCCAACTACTCGGCCGCGCGGAGCTGGCGCGGAAACCTGGCCTGGACCTCACGGCTCCTCCGGAGGGTGGACTTCACCGTCGAGGGCGTCTACTCGCTGAACCTCGACCAGTCCGGAACGCGGGACCTGAACTTCCGGGGGGAACCGCGGTTCACCCTGCCGGCGGAATCGGGCCGGCCGTTCTTCTCGGATCCCGCGGACGTAGATCCCGCCACGGGAGCGTCGTCAGCGGCGAGCAGCCGGATCTCGACTCTCTTCGGTCCCGTCTCGGAGCACCGGTCGGATCTCCGCTCGACGAGCCGCCAGGTGACGCTCACGCTGACCCCCGATCTCAACTTCAGCGACTACTTCTTCAGCGTCTCCTACACCCTCGCCGATTCACGAGCCCAGGCCCGCGGGTTCGACGCACCGACCGCCGGGAACCCTTCCGAGCGGGAATGGGCACCCGGCGACTGGGACGTGCGGCACCAGGTGATCGTGCAGGCCGGAGTGGACGTCCCGGACTGGTTCTCCTTCACCCTCTTCGGGCGCATCTCCTCGGGCCTGCCGTACACGCCCGTGGTAGCCGGTGACGTCAACGGAGACGGGTACGCCAACGACCGGGCCTTCGTCTTCGATGCCGGTCGGCACGCTTCACTGGCCACCCTGCTCCAGGGCGCACCGGCTGGAGCAGCGGCCTGCCTGCGGAAGCAGATCGGCCGGATTGCTGAGCGGAACAGCTGCCGCGGACCTTGGAGCGCCATGCTGAACGCTCGGCTGCAGGTTGCTCCGCCGCTGCCGCACACCGCCCGCAGGGCGACGGTCGCGCTGGAAATCGCGAATCCCTTGGGCGCGCTCGACCAACTCGTCCACGGCGGCGACGATCTCCACGGCTGGGGAACGCAGCGCAGCGCGGATCCGGTGCTCTACACCGTGCGCGGGTTCGACCCGTCCACGCGGGAATTCGATTACGCGGTGAACCGGGGATTCGGGCGTTCGAAGGCAAACTTGGGCGATCCGTTCCGCATCTCATTCGACGTGAGCATCGACCTCAGTCGTCCGCTCCCGGAGCAGCAGATGGAGAGGTCGCTCAAGAGCGCGCACGGGCGGCTGCCGGCCGATTCTCTCCTGCGGCGGTATGCCCGCAGCGTTCCGGATATCTACGACCAGATCCTGATCGAGAGCGACTCACTCCTGCTCACGCCCGCGCAGTCCGCAGCTCTCAAGGAGGCGCAGAAGGCCTACCGCTCAAAGCTCGACGTCGTCTGGCGGTCGCTGGTGGATTACTTGGCGGCGCTACCGGAGCACTACAACGGAGCGGGGGCCCTCCAGCGTCAGGAGGCGGCGCTGGACAGCGCGTGGGAGATCTCCAGGCTCGAAGGGGCTACGATCAAGAGCGTCCTGTCGCCTCTACAGCTACAGATGGTACCAGGACAGGTTGGTTTCCTCATCAACTCACCGGGGCCGGTCCACATTAGGACGTACATCCAGTGA
- a CDS encoding lamin tail domain-containing protein has translation MPNSRLLVAASLGSGLLLSACTERFQSPGGPDPSGPNFTVSSYADQIVINEVMADPNAVTDTDGEWFEVTNRGTTAVDIQGWTIAGNNDTDHTITSSVSIPAGGYVVLARNGNSSFNGGVTANYAYGTMTMANTADWIALRDDAGASVDSVAWATTMPAGSSRGVTDPDADNLDAKGTNWHTSNVAFGSGDKGTPGAQNDGRRSPLTVRILEVGQGDAIYITNGSSKVMVDGGPSMTTMASRISSLGLDNQTINYMILSHAHDDHYAGLREFFKTSHSIRIGYFFENKDASAASTLASLRDSINARVGRGELTYRDTDDPCATGASVCTILLDGGARLHVLKPKTSDTNPNNRSVAVKLVGPDSASFTMWMAGDAEHEEIEWFDNTAGYDTSLGMNVDVLKADHHGSCNGITSRLLDLLTPTYVTMGVSSTNTYHHVHTQTKTLLTSRSIPWYRTDENGQITFTSSGAPGGGYSVSISRGSASMSGSADAASSDTSCNSL, from the coding sequence ATGCCGAATTCCCGCCTCCTCGTCGCTGCATCCCTTGGAAGTGGACTCCTGCTCTCTGCCTGCACGGAGCGCTTCCAGAGCCCGGGCGGTCCGGATCCGAGCGGCCCGAACTTTACTGTCTCGAGCTACGCCGACCAGATCGTCATCAACGAAGTGATGGCCGATCCCAATGCAGTCACCGACACGGACGGCGAGTGGTTTGAGGTGACGAACCGCGGGACCACCGCGGTGGATATTCAGGGCTGGACGATCGCCGGCAACAACGACACGGACCACACGATCACCAGCTCGGTCTCCATCCCGGCCGGCGGCTACGTGGTCCTGGCACGAAACGGCAACTCAAGCTTCAACGGTGGCGTTACGGCCAACTACGCCTACGGCACGATGACGATGGCCAACACCGCGGACTGGATCGCGCTGCGAGACGACGCGGGCGCGAGCGTAGATTCGGTGGCGTGGGCGACGACCATGCCTGCGGGATCGAGCCGCGGCGTGACGGATCCTGACGCCGACAACCTCGACGCCAAGGGCACGAACTGGCATACGAGCAACGTCGCTTTCGGTAGTGGGGACAAAGGCACTCCCGGAGCACAAAACGACGGCCGCCGTAGCCCACTTACCGTTCGGATACTCGAGGTGGGTCAGGGCGACGCGATCTACATCACCAACGGCTCCTCGAAGGTGATGGTTGACGGCGGCCCGTCGATGACGACGATGGCCAGCCGGATCAGCTCGCTCGGGCTGGACAACCAGACGATCAACTATATGATCCTCTCACACGCTCACGACGACCACTACGCGGGGCTGCGAGAGTTCTTCAAGACCAGCCATAGCATCCGGATCGGATACTTCTTCGAGAACAAGGACGCCTCGGCCGCAAGCACATTGGCCTCACTACGCGATTCCATCAACGCGCGGGTCGGCCGCGGTGAGCTGACCTACCGCGACACCGACGACCCCTGCGCTACCGGCGCGTCTGTCTGCACGATCCTCCTCGACGGCGGCGCCAGGCTCCACGTCCTCAAGCCCAAAACTTCCGACACCAACCCCAACAACCGCTCGGTGGCCGTGAAGTTGGTGGGCCCTGACAGCGCCTCGTTCACGATGTGGATGGCCGGCGACGCTGAGCACGAGGAGATCGAGTGGTTCGACAACACGGCCGGCTACGACACGTCGCTCGGGATGAACGTTGACGTGCTCAAGGCCGATCACCACGGGTCATGCAACGGCATTACCAGCCGCTTGCTCGACTTGCTCACGCCCACGTACGTCACCATGGGCGTGAGTTCGACGAATACCTACCACCACGTACACACCCAGACCAAGACGCTGCTGACGAGCCGGTCGATCCCCTGGTACCGAACGGATGAGAACGGGCAGATCACGTTCACGAGCTCCGGCGCGCCGGGGGGCGGGTACTCGGTCAGCATCAGCCGCGGCAGCGCCAGCATGAGCGGCTCAGCGGACGCCGCCTCGTCCGACACCAGCTGCAACAGCCTCTAG